TGCTGTTCTTTCAGATAGGCAGCCAGCGCAATCCGGTAGGAGACGAATTCCGCATTGTTTTCTTCGCCCCTCTTACCGGCCCGGCAGCACAGACCGGACACAACCAACTTCGCGCGGCCCAACTTGCGGTTGAACTCATAAATAAACAGGGAGGCGTCAGAGGCTATAAACTTAAAATCGTCGGTTATGACATCCCTTCAGATCCTGGCAAGGCGGATAAGAGCATCCGCAGAGCTATGGAGGACAAGAGTATTCTGGTTATGATGACCGGCATGCAGGGCCAATCCGTCCAAGTTATGTCGTCTATAGCCGACGAGATAGGTGTTCCTCTTGTGATAACCTCACCTGAGGTCGTCTTTGGATCTCTGATGAATGGGAATAGACCCCACCTTTACTCTTTTCATCTGGCAAACGATACGCATGCGCGGGCTAAGATGCTTGCATATTTTGCGATACAGGGGCTCATGAAAAAAAAATTCGGACTCTTTTACAATGCGGACGACAACATCTCTGCAGCAGTGCATGAATCTGTCCTTCGCTGGATAAAAAATTTTGGCGGTTCTGTTACGGCAGACCTGAGTTACTCTAAAAAGAGCGGCTCTGCTTATTCTTCCGCGATGAAAGCTATAGCAGATAGCGGGGCAGACATTCTTCTGCTGCCGGGAAGATATGGAGACACCGGAGAAATTGTCAGACAGGCGCGTGCGGCAGGTTTTGTATCGACGATACTGGCTGAAGGATATACAGAGCTTATACCTGATACTGCCGGAATATCTCTTGCCGGCAGCTGGTGGATCAACGAAGTTTCTTCTCTTGACCCGCAGATACGCTCGGTCCTCAAAGAATACAAGACACTTTATAACGAGAACT
This genomic stretch from Synergistaceae bacterium harbors:
- a CDS encoding ABC transporter substrate-binding protein; protein product: MEEILKQVLKDLIEDYGVGILEDPDRLSQFLEDRCPSCRAENFRLTFALRYLIKSGWAPHTKNFGINDPSWTDRLCKNLGFTVENAEEVLRILSEASSFPDSNEGPDGVDMVIARSGNLRRISGGISNKPRTMWIRKKSFYNGLVLIVAFLSIVVLFFQIGSQRNPVGDEFRIVFFAPLTGPAAQTGHNQLRAAQLAVELINKQGGVRGYKLKIVGYDIPSDPGKADKSIRRAMEDKSILVMMTGMQGQSVQVMSSIADEIGVPLVITSPEVVFGSLMNGNRPHLYSFHLANDTHARAKMLAYFAIQGLMKKKFGLFYNADDNISAAVHESVLRWIKNFGGSVTADLSYSKKSGSAYSSAMKAIADSGADILLLPGRYGDTGEIVRQARAAGFVSTILAEGYTELIPDTAGISLAGSWWINEVSSLDPQIRSVLKEYKTLYNENCPPDDVEAAILAYDGVGWVANALYQAPGYRGEAIRHALLATRNFAMIHATL